In the genome of Candidatus Nitrospira nitrosa, one region contains:
- a CDS encoding IS110 family RNA-guided transposase has translation MMCYAGIDLHATNSVLVVIDEADRVLYQKRLRNDLAVIFTALTPYQTTLQGVVVESTYNWYWLVDGLMEAGYRVHLAHAPALPQYSGLKHVDDQHDAQWLAHLLRLGLLPTGYIYPKAERAVRDLLRKRSQLVRHKTMVVLSLQSLLTRLTGNRLSLPRLRQLTPEGIQALVPFPEHVQSVSSSLAVLQCLEHEIHTIEGTVREAGRTQPGYVLLQTVPGIGPILAGTILLEAGDLRRFATVGHFASYCRCVGSEHVSNGKRKGAGNTKNGNKYLSWAFIEAAHFAIRYEAVIRTYYQRKQARTHPLVALKAVAHKLARACYHMLRAQVPFDLSRAFG, from the coding sequence ATGATGTGTTATGCGGGCATTGATCTCCATGCCACGAATAGTGTGCTGGTCGTGATTGATGAAGCGGATCGAGTGCTGTATCAGAAACGCCTCCGCAATGACCTGGCCGTGATCTTCACGGCCTTAACACCGTATCAGACCACGCTGCAGGGCGTGGTCGTTGAGTCCACCTATAATTGGTACTGGTTAGTCGACGGGCTCATGGAAGCAGGGTACCGGGTCCACCTCGCTCATGCACCAGCCCTGCCGCAGTATAGTGGGCTCAAGCATGTTGACGATCAACACGATGCGCAGTGGTTAGCCCATTTACTCCGGCTAGGTTTGCTCCCTACCGGGTACATTTACCCCAAAGCGGAACGGGCCGTGCGGGACTTGTTGCGGAAGCGCAGTCAGTTGGTTCGGCACAAGACCATGGTCGTGCTGAGCCTACAAAGCCTGCTGACACGACTGACTGGCAATCGGCTCTCCCTCCCTCGGCTTCGACAGCTCACCCCAGAGGGCATTCAGGCACTTGTGCCATTTCCCGAACATGTGCAATCGGTCAGCAGTTCGTTGGCTGTGCTGCAATGTCTGGAGCACGAGATTCACACGATTGAGGGCACGGTTCGGGAAGCGGGGCGGACTCAGCCGGGCTATGTGCTCTTACAGACCGTCCCCGGCATCGGGCCGATCTTGGCGGGCACCATTCTCCTGGAAGCCGGTGACCTGCGGCGGTTTGCGACCGTGGGACACTTCGCCTCCTACTGTCGCTGTGTCGGCAGCGAACATGTGAGTAACGGCAAACGCAAAGGGGCTGGCAACACGAAGAACGGCAACAAGTATTTAAGCTGGGCGTTCATCGAGGCGGCGCACTTCGCCATTCGCTATGAGGCCGTGATTCGCACGTATTATCAGCGCAAGCAGGCACGGACGCATCCCCTTGTGGCGCTGAAGGCCGTGGCCCATAAATTGGCGCGGGCCTGCTATCACATGCTCCGTGCGCAGGTGCCATTCGATCTGTCCCGCGCTTTTGGCTAG
- a CDS encoding RNA-directed DNA polymerase, with the protein MTKEKADWTQPAYHNLARVGGLRRRLTVPNPANFFRLGKVFDRYSDLLMAEWEKSPFSKTLPRISPQGPRGIANEPTDRAIAKASARIGARYLLRADISQFYPSIYTHSISWALHTKKVAKTAFNDMSLAGNVLDKELQACQFGQTKGVAIGPDTSLGVAELLLAPIDRRLDDECQIMGGARFIDDMEFSFQKLADAEATLARLESMLYEYELQLNGNKTEILELPETLESKYVTKLRCHIPTLTRGTKSQWIDYFNHAFMLAKEHQSDGVLRYAIAALQGITATEKCWSLVQTLLWQSVALDPGCLRFVIDVLLLHKHRVSYVPDGEIASLAIESLIINSAPVGHGSEILWSIWAAMQLGITLSQDAQQAIAGMDDAFVAVAAMVAKRRNVFVGDFSSPIWESWLIEDCFRQEHWLFGYEANRRGWCTDRVRAAKLHNEPTVQALTEADVTFLIDDKVDGYVPNKLRTYDRGGGGYH; encoded by the coding sequence ATGACAAAGGAAAAGGCAGATTGGACACAGCCAGCCTACCATAACCTAGCACGGGTTGGAGGCTTGAGACGACGATTGACCGTTCCAAATCCAGCAAACTTCTTCCGGCTGGGCAAAGTTTTTGACAGGTATAGTGATTTGCTGATGGCCGAATGGGAGAAGTCTCCATTCTCAAAGACTTTGCCAAGAATATCGCCGCAAGGCCCTCGTGGTATAGCTAATGAGCCAACTGATCGTGCCATTGCAAAAGCTAGTGCGAGAATCGGTGCTCGCTACCTGTTACGTGCTGATATCTCACAGTTTTACCCTTCTATTTACACGCATAGCATTTCTTGGGCGCTTCATACCAAAAAGGTAGCTAAGACTGCTTTCAATGATATGAGTCTTGCGGGAAATGTCTTGGATAAGGAACTGCAAGCCTGTCAATTTGGTCAGACAAAAGGCGTGGCTATAGGACCTGACACCTCGTTGGGTGTGGCAGAGCTTCTTCTTGCGCCGATTGATAGGCGTCTGGACGATGAGTGTCAGATCATGGGGGGTGCGAGGTTTATCGATGATATGGAATTCAGCTTTCAAAAGTTGGCGGATGCCGAAGCCACGCTAGCGCGACTTGAATCAATGCTTTATGAGTATGAATTGCAGCTCAATGGGAACAAAACGGAAATCCTTGAACTGCCTGAAACGCTTGAAAGTAAGTACGTAACAAAGCTTCGGTGCCATATCCCAACTTTAACTAGAGGGACTAAATCTCAGTGGATCGATTACTTCAATCATGCCTTTATGCTCGCTAAGGAACACCAATCCGATGGCGTACTTAGATATGCAATTGCTGCTCTTCAAGGTATCACGGCTACAGAGAAGTGCTGGTCTCTTGTTCAAACTCTCTTATGGCAAAGTGTTGCGCTTGATCCCGGCTGTCTAAGATTTGTGATTGATGTCTTATTGCTACACAAACATCGCGTGTCGTATGTGCCAGATGGTGAAATCGCAAGTTTGGCTATCGAATCCTTGATCATAAACAGTGCTCCAGTTGGGCATGGCAGTGAAATACTTTGGAGTATTTGGGCGGCAATGCAGCTGGGGATAACATTATCTCAGGATGCACAGCAGGCAATCGCGGGAATGGATGATGCCTTTGTTGCGGTAGCGGCTATGGTAGCAAAAAGGCGTAACGTTTTTGTGGGAGATTTTTCGTCTCCTATTTGGGAATCATGGTTAATTGAAGATTGCTTCCGACAGGAGCATTGGTTGTTTGGCTATGAGGCAAATAGGCGAGGCTGGTGTACAGATAGGGTTCGAGCAGCGAAACTCCATAATGAGCCAACCGTACAGGCTCTAACAGAGGCAGACGTCACCTTTCTCATAGACGATAAGGTAGACGGCTATGTGCCGAACAAGTTGAGAACTTATGATAGAGGTGGAGGCGGGTACCACTAG
- a CDS encoding class I SAM-dependent rRNA methyltransferase — MKHDMTPTAHVRLTPARGSESRHLWLYAGHVGPLVGEAIAGDLVDVLTPSGQFYGRGLYNPASKIRVRLLTFEDESIDETFWRGRIQQAIRLRQRVVSQSNAYRLIYAEGDRLPGLIVDRYDQLLVMQCLSFGMDSRKELIADVLMKELGLTRVYLRNEAKSRQLEGLPLERGFLRGSGPTQVEIQEGGAKFLVDVEKGQKTGWFCDQRENRLAAAKLTAGADVLEVFCHTGAFGIHAALAGAVSVEGLDVSQDTLAMARAHAAMNKVEDRCTYRQADAFEEMRKLVKAGKRYDVVMLDPPAFARSQQALAGALTGYKDVNLLGMKLLKPEGFLVTSSCSHPVSEEDLWKSIRLAARDAKRDIRLIEQRGQSPDHPILGSMPETRYLKCFIVQVL; from the coding sequence ATGAAACATGATATGACACCGACGGCTCACGTTCGCCTCACGCCTGCACGCGGTTCAGAGAGTCGGCATCTGTGGCTCTATGCCGGGCATGTCGGACCGCTTGTCGGTGAGGCAATCGCCGGGGATTTGGTCGATGTCCTGACCCCCAGCGGACAATTCTACGGACGTGGCCTCTATAATCCTGCGTCCAAAATTCGTGTCCGCCTCCTGACATTCGAGGATGAATCTATCGATGAGACGTTCTGGCGAGGAAGAATCCAGCAAGCCATCCGCCTGCGGCAGCGAGTCGTCTCGCAGTCCAATGCTTATCGGCTTATTTATGCCGAAGGCGATCGACTGCCCGGGTTGATCGTGGATCGGTACGATCAGCTGCTGGTGATGCAGTGTCTCTCGTTTGGGATGGATAGCCGCAAGGAACTCATAGCGGACGTGCTGATGAAGGAATTGGGTCTGACACGAGTCTATCTACGGAACGAAGCCAAAAGTCGCCAACTTGAAGGGTTGCCACTCGAACGAGGATTTCTTCGAGGCAGTGGCCCGACGCAAGTTGAGATTCAGGAGGGGGGCGCGAAGTTTCTCGTCGATGTGGAGAAGGGGCAGAAGACCGGTTGGTTTTGCGATCAACGAGAGAACCGGCTGGCAGCAGCCAAGCTCACGGCAGGGGCCGATGTGCTGGAGGTGTTCTGCCATACCGGCGCATTTGGCATTCATGCCGCGCTCGCCGGAGCGGTATCAGTGGAGGGCCTCGATGTCAGTCAAGACACACTGGCCATGGCCCGAGCACATGCCGCAATGAACAAGGTGGAGGATCGATGCACTTATCGCCAAGCCGATGCCTTCGAGGAGATGCGTAAGCTGGTGAAAGCAGGGAAGCGTTACGATGTGGTGATGCTGGATCCCCCGGCATTTGCTCGCAGTCAACAGGCCCTGGCCGGCGCCTTGACCGGGTATAAAGACGTCAACCTCTTGGGAATGAAGCTGCTCAAGCCAGAAGGGTTTCTCGTCACCAGTTCCTGCTCCCATCCCGTCTCGGAAGAAGATCTCTGGAAGAGCATTCGCCTTGCCGCCCGCGACGCAAAACGCGATATTCGACTCATCGAACAGCGAGGCCAGAGCCCTGACCATCCCATCCTCGGCAGCATGCCGGAAACGCGGTATTTGAAGTGCTTCATTGTGCAGGTGTTGTAG